TAGTACCTTGAGGTTTTGGTATTGTTGCGCCAGTTCTGCTAATAATTGCGGTGTGCGATCGCTACTATTATCGTCAATTATCCAGACTTCATACTGCTCATCTGGATATTCCAGACGGCAAAGATTATTGACTAATCTGCCAATTACTGCTTCTTCATTTTTTGCTGCCACTAAAATAGATACAAACGGTAAATCACCTTGTATTTGTTTTGGATGACGGCGCGGCTTGACAAACACTACCTTACAGGCGTGAATGCCTAAAATGGCGGTGAGACCGAGAACGAATATAGAACCCCAGGAAACTAAATGCAGGGCGATCGTACCAGTCCAGACGATAGTTAAGACTATAGCGGCTTTGCGTCTGCGTCCTTGAAATCGGGATGGTAAAAACACTGATTCAGTCTCTACCACTGACTCCTCGGTTGCTGAGAGGTCAGACATAAGTTTGTTGCAAAAATCGTTGTTGGGTCAAAACAGGGTTTTCCGACAGCTTTCTCAAGAAAAGCCAATGCAGCCCTATTGTACCTGACATTCTCATATTTCTTCGCAGTCGCATTCCCAAACTAGAGAATCTTCTGCACCTAGCGCATCTTCACTACCATCAGCCACATTATACCTAATAGTCCACCATCCGTAGGGGCACGGCAATGCCGTGCCCCCACTCGCTCCTACATGTATCAGCGTTTTGGTGGTATTGTATAAGACTTTGAAAAAACGCCCTAGGCTTTCTGCTCTAATACTTGTAAGTCGGCTTTATGGTAATGGACGTTGGCGCAACTGTGTAGGCTCTAAAACTGTAAAATATCTTTCTAAAGATAATCTTTCAACGCTCAACAAACGTAGTAAAACATCTGCTGGTTCTTCTGGTGTCGTAGGAAAATAGCGAAAATAAACCACACCAATTGGTACTGCCATTCGCCTTCGGTAAATTAACTCCCCATAATCCCTGTCAAAAGTCAGTATAATCCTGTCCTCAATAACAGCTCGTTCCAAAACTAGAGAATCCTCTGCACCTGGCGCATCTTCGCTGCCATAAGCCACATCATATCCAGCATCGCGCAGCCGAATTACACTCCTGACAGGGAAATTTTCATTTGCTAAAAACCGCATTACGCCGACTCAGATAAAAACTGCAATGTATAAAAAGATTCTTCTCGCAAAGACTCCGCAGTAAAAGCAAATACCGCCCGCAGTGCTTCGGGAGTTAAATTAGGATAATTTTCTAATACTTGTTGTACCGTCCAACCTGTAGCAAACAAGCCTAGTAAAAACTCGACTGATAATCTAGTTCCTATTATCGTTGGTTTACCTAATAGTATTTTTGGGTCGGAATGAATGTACTTTCGCCAGTCCATAATGTATGATAAAACTTTAAACAAAATATAGTCTAGCATAGTCAGATATAGTCTAAAAGACAGTCCTAATGAAATTATCTGATTATGCTAAAACCTTGGGGATTTCCTACCTTACCGCTTGGTGACATTACAAAGCAGGTAAAATACCATATCCAACAGAGCAACTTCCCACGGGTACGGTAATTGTTGATTACGACCCGAAAAAGATATCAGGGCAAAGCGCAAAACCGAAAAAATTGTAGAAGCCTTAAATTCTCCAACAGATTGATTAAGTTTTCTAGTCAAGCATATCTTACTGTATCTTGAATGATATACTAATTTCATTGCCAAAGTTGATCAATACTTTGACTACGCTCAGTATAAATATGCGTCAAGTAGAAAAGCACATAATCAAAGAAGGACATGACTGGTTTGATTATTGTAGTGACATTACCACTATTTCTCGACAGCTTTATAACACTGCTCAATTCACTCAACGCCAAGGTTTTTTTTACGGATGGGGAACTCAATCACAAGCTAGCTTAGATAGTTTATTCAAACAAAACGAGAACTACAAAGCCTTACCAGCAAAAGTAGCGCAACTCGTATTAAAACAGAATGCAGATGCGTGGATTGCTTACTACAAAGCATTAGTGGCTTACAAACTTGAACCAACTAAGTTCACTGGTAGACCAAAACCACCTAATTATGTTGATGATAAGAACCTGATTAAGTTTAACAATCAAGCCATTGGCAAAAAAGAATTTAGTAAAGGTTCGGTTGTCCCGTCAATGTCGCCAATCAGAATCCCGGTAAAGCCTGGACTAAGATTTGACGACTTGTGCGAAGTGCGAATTGTCCCAAAAACGGGATGTTTTGTGATCGAGGTAGTCTATGAAATTCTGCAAAAAAATGAGTTCTTCTGTAGTTTGAATCCTGAACTTAATGTGGCGATAGACATAGGCTTAGACAATCTAGCGACGATTGTTTTCAACGACTTGAGCGAACAGCCAATTATCGTAAACGGGAAACCATTAAAATCAGCCAACCAATTTTATAACAAGCAGATTGCCAAGTTTCGAGGTTTTCTGCCTCATGGTAAAGGTAAATCAAGGCGAATCGCAAACATCGTCCGCAACCGTAATCAATTTATAGATTCATATTTACATCAATCCACAAAAATGATTGTGGATGAACTTTTATCTCTTGGTGTAACTCACGTCTCAATCGGGAAAAACGAACAATGGAAAACACGTCTTAATTTAGGTAAACGTACAAACCAAAGCTTTACTCAAATACCACATGCTAAATTTATCGAGATACTGACTTACAAATTGGAGCGAGTCGGTATTACCGTTAAGGTAGCAGAAGAATCTTACACAAGTAAGGCTTCGGCGATTGATTGGGACATCATCCCAACTTATCAACCTAACAACAAGATTAAGCATGTATTCTCAGGAAAACGTGTCAAACGTGCGTGGTATATCAGTAAAAATGGTTTGAAGATTCATGCTGACGTGAACGCAGGGTACAACATCGGCAGAAAAAGTAATCCTGAAGGATTTGACTGTCTCCAGTCTATTCTAAGCGATAGGGGGTGTCAGGTAGTACATCCAAGGCGGATAACTCCACTATTTAAGCGTGTCCATGCTGAAAGTAGAGTCGCTTAAAGCTAAATTGCATAAGTCTGACTATGTTTGACTATGTGATTTGGAACTATGATTACTATTTTTTATCAGTTTAGCCTTTGCTACCACCCTACTTGATTTGTGGCACCATTTCCGCCCCATGTGAGCCTGCAGAGATTTTTGGGAATACTGACTATGGAAAACCACTAATATCCCCATTGATCATCTAATCTTAAGGAATATTTAACGATGTCTCTTGAGCAACTCCAGCCTGTCACCCCACAACAAGCCAATGTTTACTTACCCTACATTCAGGGCAACAGGCGTAATTTTTTGCCCTATGCCATCAGTCTCTATCAAAAAGGCGTCTTGGAGGGACAGCGGAAAATCGAAGCCGGTGAGAATATTCCCTTTGTCGCTAGCTGGAATGTTGCCACCTTACCTTCAGACTTAACCCGTTGCCGAATCCAGTTTGATGGCAATGCTGAACTCAGTTATGAATTGATGATGGCAAGTTTCGAGTTTATTAGTTTTTTAATTGAACTGATGGACAATTATAAGCGCTATCGCCTGACAGATTTTTCTCAAGCATTTTATCGCAAACTGCTGCGAATAGATGAATAAATCTCACCCGGACTAAAATTCAACAATTATGGGTATTGTGTAGTCCAACAGCCAGAAAAAGGCGCTGTTTTCAGCTATACATACCCCTTACGAGTTGGGCAATAACTCCTGTAGCTGAGGTTTTTGACAACAGCGATCGCGCTTGTTCGACCTAAAATTAGGAAACAGCAACCTGGGTTCAAATTCTTTTGCAAATTAGGAGTGCATGTGTGCCGACATCCGTAAAATATGTGCTAATTGGCTCAACCGAGACCTACAGTGGTAAATCTGCTACAGTGCTGGGTTTGTCTCATCAGCTACAGCAAATTGGACTAGATATTACCTACGGCAAACCCCTAGGTACGAGTTTCAGTACATTTGGTGGCACCGTTGTCGAGGAAGATGTCCAGTTCATTACTCAAAGTCTGAATCTACCCTCAAACCGCATTGCTGGGACAATACTGACTTTGGATGAAGTAACTGTGCAAAAACGCTTACGCGGCGCAGATCAAACCGATTATCAGCAGTCCTTAGTACAGCAATATTTGCAAATGTCCCGAGGAGATTTGGTATTGCTAGAGGGGGCAGGTAATTTAGAAGAAGGTAAGTTGTTTGACTTGTCTTTACCGCAAGTCGCTGATGTGTTAGACGCGGCTGTTTTATTGGTAGCGCGTTACAAATCTCTGTTATCTGTCGAAGCGCTATTATCTGCTAAACAGCGTCTGGGCGATCGCCTAATTGGTGTCGTCCTCAATGAGATCCCGACTGAACAATTAGAACCTGTAGCAACTCTCTGGCGTCCGTATTTAGAAAACCAGGGCATTCCCGTGCTAGCAATGCTACCAAAAAGCGATTTGCTCCGCAGCGTCAGCGTTGGCGAACTGGTAAAACAGTTAAAAGCCGATATTCTTTGCCGCAGCGATCGCCTAGATTTGATGGTCGAAAGCCTAGCA
The Gloeotrichia echinulata CP02 DNA segment above includes these coding regions:
- a CDS encoding DUF5615 family PIN-like protein, yielding MRFLANENFPVRSVIRLRDAGYDVAYGSEDAPGAEDSLVLERAVIEDRIILTFDRDYGELIYRRRMAVPIGVVYFRYFPTTPEEPADVLLRLLSVERLSLERYFTVLEPTQLRQRPLP
- a CDS encoding DUF433 domain-containing protein: MLDYILFKVLSYIMDWRKYIHSDPKILLGKPTIIGTRLSVEFLLGLFATGWTVQQVLENYPNLTPEALRAVFAFTAESLREESFYTLQFLSESA
- a CDS encoding transposase; translation: MRQVEKHIIKEGHDWFDYCSDITTISRQLYNTAQFTQRQGFFYGWGTQSQASLDSLFKQNENYKALPAKVAQLVLKQNADAWIAYYKALVAYKLEPTKFTGRPKPPNYVDDKNLIKFNNQAIGKKEFSKGSVVPSMSPIRIPVKPGLRFDDLCEVRIVPKTGCFVIEVVYEILQKNEFFCSLNPELNVAIDIGLDNLATIVFNDLSEQPIIVNGKPLKSANQFYNKQIAKFRGFLPHGKGKSRRIANIVRNRNQFIDSYLHQSTKMIVDELLSLGVTHVSIGKNEQWKTRLNLGKRTNQSFTQIPHAKFIEILTYKLERVGITVKVAEESYTSKASAIDWDIIPTYQPNNKIKHVFSGKRVKRAWYISKNGLKIHADVNAGYNIGRKSNPEGFDCLQSILSDRGCQVVHPRRITPLFKRVHAESRVA
- the ebsA gene encoding type IV pilus biogenesis protein EbsA; its protein translation is MSLEQLQPVTPQQANVYLPYIQGNRRNFLPYAISLYQKGVLEGQRKIEAGENIPFVASWNVATLPSDLTRCRIQFDGNAELSYELMMASFEFISFLIELMDNYKRYRLTDFSQAFYRKLLRIDE
- a CDS encoding phosphotransacetylase family protein, with translation MPTSVKYVLIGSTETYSGKSATVLGLSHQLQQIGLDITYGKPLGTSFSTFGGTVVEEDVQFITQSLNLPSNRIAGTILTLDEVTVQKRLRGADQTDYQQSLVQQYLQMSRGDLVLLEGAGNLEEGKLFDLSLPQVADVLDAAVLLVARYKSLLSVEALLSAKQRLGDRLIGVVLNEIPTEQLEPVATLWRPYLENQGIPVLAMLPKSDLLRSVSVGELVKQLKADILCRSDRLDLMVESLAIGAMNVNAAVKYFRKRRNMAVVTGGDRVEIQQAALETSTQCLILTGQLPPPPFILSRAEELEIPILSVDLDTLTTVEIVDRTFGQVRVHEPIKVECIRQLMSEHFDLNRLLSKLGLSPAAALS